A stretch of Anoplolepis gracilipes chromosome 12, ASM4749672v1, whole genome shotgun sequence DNA encodes these proteins:
- the Scrib gene encoding protein lap4 isoform X5, giving the protein MFRCIPIFKGCNRQVEYVDKRHCSLPCVPDDILRYSRSLEELLLDANHIRDLPKNFFRLQRLRKLGLSDNEIHRLPPDIQNFENLVELDVSRNDIPDIPENIKNLQALQVADFSSNPIPRLPAGFVQLRNLTTLGLNDMSLTNLPPDFGSLEALTSLELRENLLKSLPESLSQLFKLQRLDLGDNEIEELPAHIGKLPALQELWLDHNQLQHLPPEIGELKTLACLDVSENRLEDLPDEIGGLESLTDLHLSQNVIEKLPDGLGELKKLSILKVDQNRLSTLNSSIGRCENLQELILTENFLLELPVSIGKLYNLNNLNVDRNSLQFLPIEIGNLKNLGVLSLRDNKLQYLPSEVGQCSALHVLDVSGNRLHFLPYSLINLNLKAVWLSENQAQPMLTFQTDIDEETGQEVLTCFLLPQLEFHPDDSGRLGMLVGMRNVQGSEMRELTSSDDEGWQEREASRTHSVKFTDEPPEADKETPFVRQNTPHPKELKAKAHKLFSKGRSESRSESTDEQDVSQTFGLDKTEPEVLINAVDMPQSVSEQEEPVESSTVQSNHKLPTSGIESDSTDVQINKETDDLPVQYATETQSNAKAENSIPESKEREECEEESENEDVQRHVEFSIAEDTNNEEICDSNKPNKLQRRDTPHHLKNKRIHAAIDKEKVASIIAQALLKKSDETPASLPSQVESTETFDTQNQDVTSEIEPALEIREEQYEIHIERTTGGLGLSIAGGIGSTPFKGDDEGIFISRVTEGGPADLAGLRVGDKVISVNGVSVVNVDHYDAVEVLKACGRVLILNIIREVTRIIPPYEQGPRKDSVCSSLSTSRAPSATSYVSSTALSHTLENGDASVAHETTKAKRIPEPITSLKSSEPMVSVLFHTTLIRDQNGLGFSIAGGEGSPPFKDNSDAIFISRITDGGVAQKDGKLLVGDKVISINGVDMRGAKHEQAVALLTGLERFVRLVVEREIPVSQANTVVTPSEKSPRVIGAPKPYTGLYNANSYMANRPGYAGYRRSMDADKALSPSPTSKTPPPTLPAKSDVVNETPKMNGVSESGKNVSPTSTFSPTINQASYPQPAPRHSVSQMTSPTSNTTTGSATTTSNVESRPDETAQEEIQDVILVKEGSLGFSIIGGTDHSCTPFGAKEPGIFISHVVPGGIAAKSGKLRMGDRILKVNGTDVTKATHQEAVMELLRPGDQIVLTIQHDPLPESYQLVEIEYIPVTELVITKEAGEKLGMHIKGGRRGQKGNPLDHTDEGVFISKINSGGAAKRDGRLKVGMRLLEVNGTSLLGATHQEAVNILRCSGNTITLIVCKGYDKSDIEPILTLSNIEDPKEAKVSNESKDPTADGSKSLSQSVSSLDRDDEEAAILRQEQEMKAELVAWEQEERERALVEQREKSTPEKVLDVVRAAESLVSKSNSPVDMVPPKSPGGTKDLKTTTIVMSKHTLAPQNPNNSRANETSGTSKDLPSSKSATLPKQAANFERSTSMHTLPSPTKKKSLSKRSITFADLPPISKKSSNKSHHPSSHVKPTLSATIEQPPTIRRPLQEAFTLPPQTVVSYEAPHVQHARFRLPPTPLTAPECWGDLDTSASLSKRQIARSVDGNFQVVEQSPTSSPTPPLTKMSVSDKKKLFESAMEEHLKPSPKPDKIFSFLSQDEVEKMRQEEEKKIATLTRDELKSWAQLDENEGLEDLDLTMDDQNNGRPNSRLSSRTSIPLIQNVPSSVRTAKAERRLKERLIQEGLISDEDEEHLLSPAEQRALRAEKRAAWRQARLKSLEQDALQAQMVIKKMSEIMDTAKSEDTRDAADTIDPVSDQEKTVEFATLRPSSADFPKLAVRSKVGPPKEIRESEKVVDEKVTRRTEEYLDEVTGERRVRTVEYVEKLIERQVETLREKIISLELSNAEDDVESVTGASDAGSESEDTAGQNISGSIAEEKTDSHTTSDTTEITSAKTDESFTVVSTKKKKRKRSKKGRH; this is encoded by the exons ATGTTCCGCTGCATTCCGATTTTTAAAGGGTGTAACAGGCAGGTCGAATACGTCGACAAACGTCACTGCTCTCTGCCGTGCGTCCCCGACGACATCCTGCGTTACTCCAGGAGTCTGGAGGAGCTCCTGCTGGACGCCAATCACATCCGCGATCTGCCAAAA AATTTCTTTCGACTCCAGAGGCTACGGAAGCTTGGCCTGAGCGACAATGAAATACACCGTTTGCCGCCAGACATCCAGAATTTCGAGAATCTCGTGGAATTGGACGTGTCCAGGAATG ATATACCAGACATTCCTGAGAACATCAAGAATTTACAGGCGCTACAGGTGGCGGACTTCAGCAGTAATCCTATTCCAAG gcTTCCAGCGGGATTCGTACAGCTAAGGAATTTAACTACACTTGGACTTAATGATATGTCCCTTACAAACTTGCCACCTGATTTTGGAAG tTTGGAGGCATTGACGTCGTTGGAATTGAGGGAGAATTTGCTCAAATCCTTGCCCGAATCACTCTCGCAGCTTTTCAAGCTCCAGCGGCTGGATCTCGGTGATAATGAGATCGAAGAATTG CCTGCGCACATAGGAAAATTACCAGCGCTACAAGAATTGTGGCTCGATCATAATCAGTTGCAACACTTGCCGCCTGAAATAGGCGAACTGAAAACGCTCGCGTGTTTAGACGTTTCGGAAAATCGTTTGGAGGATCTTCCCGATGAAATCGGCGGTCTCGAGTCGTTAACGGATTTGCATTTATCGCAGAATGTTATCGAGAAATTGCCCGACGGACTTGGCGAGCTGAAGAAATTAAGCATCCTCAAAGTAGATCAAAATAGACTCTCTACATTAAATTCAAGTATAGGaag ATGTGAGAATTTGCAAGAACTAATTCTTACAGAGAATTTTCTCTTAGAATTACCAGTATCGATAGgcaaactttataatttaaataatttgaatgtGGACAGAAATAGCCTGCAATTTCTACCGATAGAAATTG gaaatttgaaaaatttgggTGTATTGTCTTTAAGAgacaataaattacaatatcttCCATCTGAAGTGGGACAGTGCAGTGCCCTTCACGTTCTGGATGTATCTGGTaacag GTTACATTTCTTACCATATTCCTTGATTAACCTGAATCTGAAGGCAGTATGGTTAAGTGAAAATCAAGCGCAACCAATGTTAACGTTCCAAACAGACATTGACGAGGAAACAGGTCAAGAAGTATTAACATGTTTTCTTTTGCCACAATTGGAGTTTCATCCTGATG attcagGTAGACTGGGAATGTTGGTTGGTATGAGAAATGTTCAAGGTAGTGAGATGCGTGAACTGACAAGCAGTGATGATGAAGGCTGGCAAGAAAGAGAAGCATCAAGGACACATTCAGTGAAATTTACTGACGAACCACCAGAAGCTGACAAAgag aCACCATTTGTACGTCAAAATACGCCACATCCAAAAGAGTTGAAAGCTAAAGCACACAAATTATTCAGCAAAGGAAGAAGTGAAAGTCGATCGGAATCTACAGATGAACAG GATGTTTCTCAAACATTTGGATTAGATAAAACTGAACCAGAGGTACTGATCAACGCTGTAGATATGCCACAAAGCGTCTCTGAGCAAGAAGAACCTGTGGAAAGTAGTACTGTACAAAGTAATCATAAATTACCAACATCTGGCATTGAATCAGATAGCACGGatgttcaaattaataaagagaCGGATGATCTTCCCGTTCAATACGCTACAGAAACTCAGTCA AATGCAAAAGCTGAAAATTCCATCCCAGAatcaaaagaaagagaagaatgcGAAGAGGAGTCTGAAAACGAAGATGTGCAAAGACATGTCGAATTTAGTATTGCAGAAGACACAAATAACGAAGAGATTTGTGATTCAAATAAGCCCAATAAACTTCAACGTAGAGACACTCCACATCACCTGAAAAATAAGCGTATTCATGCGGCAATTGACAAAGAAAAAGTTGCTTCTATCATAGCGCag gcacttttaaaaaaatccgaCGAAACTCCTGCATCTTTACCTTCGCAAGTAGAGTCTACAGAAACATTCGACACGCAAAATCAAg ATGTGACGTCTGAAATTGAACCAGCATTGGAGATACGGGAAGAGCAGTATGAGATTCATATAGAAAGAACGACAGGCGGACTAGGTCTGTCAATAGCTGGCGGTATTGGATCGACACCTTTCAAAGGCGACGACGAaggcatttttatttcaagagtTACTGAAG gtgGACCTGCGGATTTGGCCGGTTTGAGAGTAGGTGATAAAGTGATATCTGTAAATGGAGTATCGGTAGTGAATGTAGACCACTATGATGCCGTAGAAGTACTAAAAGCATGTGGACGTGTCCTTATATTGAATATCATAAGAGAAGTTACGAGGATAATTCCACCATATGAGCAG GGACCGAGAAAAGATTCCGTGTGCTCTAGTTTAAGCACAAGTAGAGCACCAAGTGCGACGTCTTACGTCTCATCCACAGCGTTATCGCATACATTAGAGAATGGCGACGCATCCGTGGCTCATGAAACCACGAAG GCGAAAAGAATTCCCGAGCCTATAACTTCTCTGAAAAGCAGTGAACCTATGGTATCCGTTCTTTTTCACACGACATTAATACGAGACCAAAACGGGCTTGGATTTAGTATTGCCGGGGGTGAAGGTTCACCACCATTTAAAGATAATAGTGAT GCAATATTTATCTCGAGAATAACGGACGGTGGGGTTGCACAAAAAGATGGCAAATTATTAGTCGGGGATAAAGTAATATCT ATTAATGGGGTAGATATGAGAGGAGCTAAACATGAACAGGCGGTGGCCTTGCTTACTGGCTTAGAAAGATTTGTTCGATTGGTGGTTGAACGAGAAATACCTGTTTCTCAAGCGAACACCGTCGTAACTCCGTCGGAAAAATCGCCGCGTGTTATAGGTGCGCCGAAACCTTACACAGGTCTGTACAATGCCAACAGTTATATGGCAAACAGACCTGGATACGCCGGATATCGTCGCTCCATGGACGCCGATAAGGCGCTGTCGCCGAGTCCCACTTCGAAAACGCCCCCACCGACGTTACCTGCAAAGTCCGATGTCGTGAATGAAACGCCTAAGATGAACGGCGTAAGCGAGTCGGGGAAAAACGTTTCGCCAACGTCCACCTTCAGCCCGACGATTAATCAAGCGTCGTATCCGCAGCCGGCTCCGAGGCATAGCGTCTCGCAGATGACGTCACCTACGAGTAATACCACCACCGGTTCCGCGACTACGACCTCTAACGTAGAGTCTAGACCGGACGAGACTGCGCAAGAGGAGATACAG GACGTTATCCTTGTAAAAGAAGGCTCGCTGGGCTTCAGCATCATAGGAGGAACCGATCATTCGTGTACGCCATTCGGTGCAAAAGAACCaggaatttttatatctcac gTTGTTCCTGGCGGCATAGCAGCCAAATCGGGTAAATTAAGAATGGGCGATAGGATATTGAAGGTGAATGGTACGGATGTAACGAAGGCTACGCATCAAGAAGCAGTAATGGAACTCTTGAGACCGGGGGATCAGATCGTACTCACTATCCAACATGATCCGCTTCCGGAAAGTTATCAG CTGGTCGAAATAGAGTACATCCCTGTGACA GAATTAGTGATAACAAAAGAAGCAGGTGAAAAACTCGGTATGCACATTAAGGGAGGTCGAAGGGGACAGAAAGGTAATCCTCTCGATCACACCGACGAAGgagtttttatatcaaaaattaattcggGCGGTGCAGCCAAAAGAGACGGACGATTGAAG GTCGGAATGAGACTGCTGGAAGTCAATGGTACATCGTTATTAGGTGCAACTCATCAAGAGGCTGTCAACATCCTCCGGTGCTCAGGGAATACGATCACATTAATTGTGTGTAAGGGTTACGACAAAAGTGACATTGAACCGATATTAACATTATCCAACATTGAAGACCCTAAGGAGGCTAAAGTGTCTAACGAATCGAAAGATCCAACCGCGGATGGTTCTAAATCGTTGTCGCAAAGTGTATCCAGTTTAGACCGAGACGACGAGGAAGCCGCGATTCTTAGGCAAGAACAAGAAATGAAAGCGGAACTCGTTGCTTGGGAACAGGAAGAACGAGAGCGAGCACTTGTAGAGCAGAGGGAGAAATCTACACCCGAAAAG GTATTAGATGTTGTACGCGCGGCAGAATCACTAGTAAGCAAATCGAATAGTCCTGTTGACATGGTACCGCCAAAATCACCTGGGGGTACCAAAGATCTCAAAACTACGACGATCGTTATGAGTAAACACACATTAGCACCTCAGAATCCTAATAAT TCAAGAGCGAATGAGACTTCCGGAACGTCAAAGGACTTGCCTTCGTCGAAATCAGCCACCCTTCCTAAGCAAGCAGCCAATTTCGAACGTTCTACCTCTATGCACACTTTACCCTCTCCGACGAAAAAGAAATCTCTGTCTAAACGCAGCATCACGTTTGCCGATCTGCCACCGATCTCGAAAAAGAGCTCGAACAAATCCCATCATCCGTCGTCCCATGTCAAGCCCACGTTATCCGCAACTATCGAACAACCACCAACAATTCGGCGTCCGTTGCAAGAAGCGTTTACCTTGCCTCCGCAAACCGTCGTATCCTACGAAGCACCCCACGTACAGCATGCACGTTTCCGACTTCCCCCGACACCTCTAACCGCTCCCGAATGCTGGGGAGATCTTGATACTTCGGCTTCCCTTAGCAAGCGACAGATAGCACGCTCTGTTGACGGGAATTTTCAAGTGGTTGAG CAATCTCCAACTTCTTCTCCGACGCCACCATTGACAAAAATGTCAGTCAGCGATAAAAAGAAACTCTTTGAAAGTGCCATGGAAGAACATTTAAAGCCATCACCTAAACCAG ataaaatattcagcTTCTTAAGCCAGGACGAGGTAGAAAAAATGAGACAAGAAGAAG agaAAAAGATTGCGACTTTGACACGAGACGAATTGAAATCATGGGCACAGCTTGATGAAAACGAAGGCCTCGAAGATCTAGATCTCACAATGGACGATCAGAATAATGGACGACCTAA TAGCCGACTGAGTTCGCGAACTTCGATCCCTCTTATCCAGAATGTTCCCAGCAGCGTGAGGACAGCAAAAGCGGAACGACGTTTAAAAGAACGATTAATACAAGAG ggCCTTATTTCGGACGAGGACGAAGAACATCTTTTGAGCCCCGCGGAACAGCGGGCTCTCAGGGCAGAGAAACGAGCCGCTTGGCGACAAGCTCGTCTTAAGTCTCTCGAGCag gaTGCGCTTCAGGCGCAGATGGTGATCAAAAAGATGAGCGAGATAATGGACACCGCTAAAAGCGAAGATACACGCGACGCGGCCGATACAATTGATCCTGTTTCCGATCAAGAGAAGACCGTCGAG TTCGCTACGTTACGGCCGTCTAGCGCGGATTTTCCTAAACTCGCCGTGCGCAGTAAAGTGGGTCCCCCTAAAGAGATACGCGAATCTGAGAAAGTAGTGGACGAGAAGGTCACTCGACGTACCGAGGAATATCTAGACGAGGTGACGGGTGAACGTCGTGTACGAACTGTCGAATACGTCGAGAAGCTCATTGAGCGTCAG